From Caminibacter mediatlanticus TB-2, the proteins below share one genomic window:
- a CDS encoding bacterio-opsin activator → MILEIKTSDYEIKYLAERVFFKSIDLVGGLDKLAEYRNLTWLPSLARASFVIVLREEYLKTEDEIAKFVGISRNTVRQILRADPNLALYKIEHIDELNEEEKKQLKVHTAGGIAKLAHKLVKDGEDSQTVMEYCRNMAEKITMECDAPWSYIVLKNIKGVHYPITSPDTLIERLKHISIKGISGEEIVKNINYPIKNPAELLKEIKDYIASKGL, encoded by the coding sequence ATGATTTTAGAAATAAAAACAAGTGACTATGAAATTAAATATTTGGCTGAGAGAGTTTTTTTTAAATCAATAGACTTAGTAGGTGGTCTTGATAAATTAGCAGAATATAGAAATTTAACTTGGCTACCAAGCTTAGCAAGAGCAAGTTTTGTAATTGTACTTAGAGAAGAATATTTAAAAACAGAAGATGAAATTGCAAAATTCGTTGGAATTTCAAGAAATACAGTAAGACAAATTCTAAGGGCAGACCCAAATTTAGCTCTTTATAAAATAGAACATATTGATGAATTAAATGAAGAAGAAAAAAAACAACTAAAAGTTCATACAGCAGGAGGAATTGCTAAACTTGCACACAAATTAGTAAAAGATGGTGAAGATTCTCAAACTGTTATGGAATATTGTAGAAATATGGCAGAAAAAATCACAATGGAGTGTGATGCTCCTTGGAGTTATATTGTATTAAAAAATATAAAAGGAGTTCATTATCCTATCACATCACCTGATACTTTAATAGAAAGATTAAAACACATTTCAATTAAAGGCATTTCAGGTGAAGAAATTGTTAAAAACATTAATTATCCAATAAAAAATCCAGCTGAATTACTTAAAGAAATTAAAGACTATATAGCATCAAAAGGATTATAA
- a CDS encoding KaiC domain-containing protein: protein MEEIIKEAIITAKEASKKAPKLEGVPTGIDGLDELFYYTEIENNKPVKKLLSGMLKYSVCNITGINDTGKSLMAEQFAIFQSQFHKICFIIVETPANFVVSSMKLRAKAMNIDEKWIDENIIFIDASSNYKLREEIPILLNTLAYAIKEYKINFTIIDSITGLFENKEMLARSIVRRVYSFLKKWYQTSILISQKRSGHEILSSEAAGGYAVGHIVDGTIVLSKELIDTQYKAKIYKKPIGEIVRLFRIYGCRMCGHDTKVRFFEITESGLVRVLNPIEGGER from the coding sequence ATGGAAGAAATTATAAAAGAAGCCATAATAACTGCAAAAGAAGCCTCAAAAAAAGCTCCAAAATTAGAAGGTGTTCCAACAGGAATAGATGGTTTAGATGAGTTATTTTACTATACTGAAATTGAAAACAATAAACCTGTAAAAAAATTACTTAGTGGAATGCTAAAATATAGTGTTTGTAATATCACAGGTATAAACGATACTGGAAAAAGCCTTATGGCTGAGCAATTTGCAATTTTTCAATCTCAATTTCATAAAATTTGCTTTATAATAGTTGAAACACCTGCTAATTTTGTAGTATCAAGTATGAAATTAAGAGCTAAGGCGATGAATATAGATGAAAAATGGATTGATGAAAATATAATTTTTATAGATGCAAGTAGTAATTATAAATTAAGAGAAGAAATTCCTATTTTACTAAATACCTTAGCATATGCTATTAAAGAATATAAAATTAATTTTACTATAATAGATAGTATTACAGGGCTTTTTGAAAATAAAGAAATGTTAGCAAGAAGCATAGTTAGAAGAGTTTATAGCTTTCTAAAAAAATGGTACCAGACAAGCATTTTAATTTCTCAAAAAAGAAGTGGCCACGAAATACTTAGTAGTGAGGCTGCTGGTGGATATGCTGTTGGACATATAGTAGATGGTACAATTGTTTTAAGTAAAGAGTTAATTGATACTCAATATAAAGCTAAAATTTATAAAAAACCTATTGGTGAAATTGTAAGACTTTTTAGAATATATGGATGTAGAATGTGTGGACACGATACAAAAGTTAGGTTTTTTGAAATAACTGAGAGTGGACTTGTTAGAGTACTAAATCCAATTGAGGGAGGGGAGAGATGA
- the aroF gene encoding 3-deoxy-7-phosphoheptulonate synthase, translating to MVLVMKVGASKDEIQQTIDQIKKWGHDVSVAPGEKQVVIGIIGDKTDLLGRPLHTLPGVAKVYEVSAPYKRASREFHPEDSIIEVDGVKIGGGNKVVIAGPCSVDKLENVIYLAKVAKENGAKMLRGGAYKPRTSPYTFQGHGEEGLKMLAEAKKETGLPIVTELMSISDIDVVYKYADVIQIGARNMQNFPLLKEIGKLDKPVILKNGICSTVKEHLMSAEYIMSEGNEKVILCLRGTRTYEPSVRNTLDVTLVPIMQKMTHLPIIVDPSHAAGKREFVSALAYAGMAAGADGLIIEIHNCPKEALSDGDQALLPRDFEYLMNKLKELKPWNQKEWWEFDKQKETDCIKVK from the coding sequence ATGGTATTAGTTATGAAGGTTGGAGCAAGCAAAGATGAAATCCAACAAACAATAGACCAGATAAAAAAATGGGGGCATGATGTAAGCGTAGCACCAGGTGAAAAACAAGTAGTAATTGGGATTATAGGAGATAAAACTGATTTACTTGGAAGACCTCTTCATACACTTCCAGGAGTAGCAAAAGTATATGAAGTTTCAGCTCCATATAAAAGAGCAAGTAGAGAATTCCATCCAGAAGATAGTATTATTGAAGTTGATGGAGTAAAAATTGGTGGAGGAAATAAAGTTGTAATTGCTGGACCTTGTAGTGTTGATAAATTAGAAAATGTAATTTATTTAGCAAAAGTAGCAAAAGAAAATGGAGCTAAGATGCTTAGAGGCGGGGCATACAAACCAAGAACATCTCCATATACTTTCCAAGGACATGGAGAAGAAGGTTTAAAAATGCTTGCTGAGGCTAAAAAAGAAACAGGTCTTCCTATTGTAACTGAACTTATGAGTATTAGTGATATTGATGTAGTATATAAATATGCAGATGTTATTCAAATAGGGGCAAGAAATATGCAAAATTTCCCTTTACTTAAAGAAATAGGGAAACTTGATAAACCTGTAATATTAAAAAATGGTATTTGCTCAACTGTAAAAGAGCATTTAATGAGTGCTGAATATATTATGAGTGAGGGAAATGAAAAAGTAATTTTATGTCTTAGAGGAACAAGAACATATGAGCCAAGTGTAAGAAACACTCTTGATGTAACATTAGTTCCTATTATGCAAAAAATGACACATTTACCAATTATTGTAGACCCAAGCCATGCGGCAGGTAAAAGAGAATTTGTAAGTGCGTTAGCTTATGCTGGTATGGCAGCTGGAGCAGATGGGTTAATTATTGAAATTCATAATTGTCCAAAAGAAGCTCTAAGTGATGGTGACCAAGCATTACTTCCAAGAGACTTTGAATATTTAATGAATAAACTAAAAGAATTAAAACCATGGAATCAAAAAGAATGGTGGGAGTTTGATAAACAAAAAGAGACAGATTGTATTAAAGTTAAATAA
- a CDS encoding 3'-5' exonuclease — MFEKLLNKLKNGVTKKEFLTLTKKYYPDFDFKTIYELLKFQGLPLIQKQNKIFLKTKFTSYNKSEYTILDLEVNNSKPKEGQIIEIGAVKLKNLVPIDEFSFLIYAKDIPRYVTKVTGINNQMLKNEKSQKEILEKFRLFLGDSVIVAHAADFDFNFLAKQFEKENLGYLLNPHLCTITLAKKTLKANRYGLKYLKDELNLPEEIDHRALGDARTTTRVFLKSLENLPKSIKTTQDLIEFAKPNKNKC; from the coding sequence ATGTTTGAGAAATTATTAAATAAATTAAAAAATGGAGTAACAAAAAAAGAGTTTTTAACCTTAACAAAAAAATATTATCCAGATTTCGACTTTAAAACCATATATGAATTATTAAAGTTTCAAGGTTTACCGTTAATTCAAAAACAAAATAAAATTTTTCTTAAAACGAAATTCACTTCTTATAATAAATCAGAATATACTATTTTAGATTTGGAAGTAAATAATTCTAAGCCAAAAGAAGGACAAATTATTGAAATTGGAGCTGTTAAACTTAAAAACTTAGTACCAATTGATGAGTTTTCCTTTTTAATTTACGCAAAAGATATTCCAAGATATGTTACAAAAGTTACAGGTATAAATAATCAAATGCTAAAAAATGAAAAGTCACAAAAAGAAATTTTAGAAAAATTTAGATTATTTTTAGGTGATAGTGTTATTGTAGCACATGCTGCTGATTTTGATTTTAATTTTTTAGCAAAACAATTTGAAAAAGAAAATTTAGGATATCTTTTAAATCCGCATCTTTGTACAATTACACTTGCAAAAAAAACATTAAAAGCTAATAGATATGGTCTTAAATATTTGAAAGATGAATTAAATTTACCAGAAGAAATTGACCACAGAGCCCTTGGAGATGCAAGGACTACCACAAGAGTTTTCTTAAAGTCTCTTGAAAATTTGCCAAAATCTATAAAAACTACTCAAGATTTAATTGAGTTTGCAAAACCAAATAAAAACAAATGTTAA
- a CDS encoding diguanylate cyclase, giving the protein MKKKILIIIALIMIISTIIRTSLVEYSFIAFAKQLILNQTMLIKDILYEVINKEDYLQIIKDSYAIEDIKLKKGKIKSTQININLKQKYIQIITPFNSESYLDIKYNAKDYFNNILNISIKLFIIGLTSLIIIIWIVNYFLTPYLEILENVKKSTKEISKGNFDKKITTKLKGEAKEFVNNYNKFLEDLKNSFGVIEEKYTSLIEKEKSQNPLEDAKNTISQLADIFKFKKVIEEDISTEVVLNRLIEIIKKFNIKHFALFGIDNTKKTVIFEYNEGDICCDIKDKQEFCRAYRTKNIIKSSDFPNICQRHFCKNSYICIPFSKSGNFTGILKIMDIEHIDKDTIAYIKAYLKEVSSIVESKFTLELLHNQTIIDPLTKLYNRRFLENILNKIIANADRTNQKVAFVMIDMDYFKKVNDTYGHDVGDMILKHLANILKSSIRESDIVVRFGGEEFLIILNNIKDKECLFKTLEKIRKKIEEYEFKIPQGKIKKTISMGASLYPDTCNSPWQCIKNADIALYKAKNSGRNKIVIFEN; this is encoded by the coding sequence ATGAAAAAGAAAATTTTAATCATAATTGCACTAATAATGATTATTTCAACTATAATACGTACATCACTTGTAGAATATTCATTTATTGCATTTGCAAAACAATTAATATTAAATCAAACAATGTTAATTAAAGATATTTTATACGAAGTTATAAATAAAGAAGATTATTTACAAATCATTAAAGATTCTTATGCTATTGAAGATATTAAATTAAAAAAAGGAAAAATAAAATCTACACAAATAAATATAAATCTTAAACAAAAATATATTCAAATAATTACTCCTTTTAATTCAGAATCCTATTTAGATATAAAATATAATGCAAAGGATTATTTTAATAATATTTTAAATATAAGCATAAAACTATTTATAATAGGACTTACATCTTTAATAATTATTATATGGATAGTCAATTATTTTTTAACACCTTACTTAGAAATATTAGAAAATGTCAAAAAATCTACAAAAGAGATATCAAAAGGAAATTTTGATAAAAAAATAACAACTAAACTTAAAGGTGAAGCAAAAGAATTTGTTAATAATTATAATAAATTTTTAGAAGATTTAAAAAATAGTTTTGGAGTTATAGAAGAAAAATACACATCTTTAATTGAAAAAGAAAAAAGTCAAAATCCATTAGAAGATGCAAAAAATACAATCTCTCAACTTGCAGATATTTTCAAATTTAAAAAAGTAATCGAAGAAGATATATCAACAGAAGTTGTTTTAAATAGATTAATTGAGATAATTAAAAAATTCAATATCAAACACTTTGCCCTTTTTGGCATTGATAACACAAAAAAAACTGTAATTTTTGAATATAATGAAGGTGATATTTGTTGTGATATTAAAGACAAGCAAGAATTTTGTAGAGCATATAGAACTAAAAATATTATTAAATCCTCAGACTTTCCTAATATTTGTCAAAGACATTTTTGTAAAAACAGTTATATATGTATTCCTTTTAGTAAAAGCGGTAATTTTACAGGTATATTAAAGATTATGGATATTGAACATATTGATAAAGACACTATTGCATATATTAAAGCTTACCTAAAAGAAGTTTCATCAATTGTTGAATCAAAATTTACCTTAGAATTGCTACATAATCAAACTATTATTGACCCATTAACAAAACTTTACAATAGAAGATTTTTAGAAAATATTCTAAATAAAATTATTGCTAATGCAGATAGAACTAATCAAAAAGTTGCATTTGTAATGATTGATATGGATTATTTTAAAAAAGTAAATGATACTTATGGACATGACGTAGGAGATATGATTTTAAAACACCTTGCAAATATTTTAAAATCCTCAATAAGAGAAAGCGATATTGTTGTAAGATTTGGTGGAGAAGAATTTTTAATTATTCTTAATAATATTAAAGATAAAGAATGTTTATTTAAAACATTAGAAAAAATAAGAAAAAAAATTGAAGAATATGAATTTAAAATACCACAAGGAAAAATTAAAAAAACAATAAGTATGGGGGCTTCTTTATATCCAGATACCTGTAATTCTCCATGGCAATGTATAAAAAATGCTGATATTGCACTGTATAAAGCAAAAAACAGTGGAAGAAATAAAATAGTTATTTTTGAAAATTAA
- a CDS encoding HD domain-containing protein has translation MQLEELIYQSNNDLEITKKIKQEIKAYLEKIQIEGGKDFFVKHTQKMDFFIKLIYKYILKKTFFNYLPSINNIPITIIALGSYGREQLSIYSDIDIMIVYKDIPGYNTKIIIENFITMLWDLGLKIGHRVHEINDLFPASNEDITIKTAILESRYIYGSKFLWYETQNELNKIRNYNKKDFILAKYEEMKLRHKKYPISMEPNIKDGFGGIRDSNTLLWISKVIFNFPNTSYLVPKYVKEEEFKEYRSALEFLFKTRVFLHLVAKKKIDTVYLEYQRDIALKMGYTDSPRLRAERKFIKDLLKSLWTINTFCEISIKKIIKPYLYKMSFKEAKEKRIKKYFYKCDNKLYSTFKTSLSFKEYLNNILEIENFNNTDISTIYNLKSKKNNITKTLTKKLFYNKNIYPIFMALYRANKLEKIIPPFEKVKYLAQFDGYHQYPVDIHSLYTLKELETIKEFNELEEKEKAILRFASFFHDLGKGRLEDHSIVGAKIAKEFAKNINFSSIDIIEKLIKHHTLMSNVAQREDIFNDKVILSFAEIVKDESFLKYLYILTIADIKAVGKGVFNSYKKYLLKTLYQNTLQALNNKELINEITIRKRKEKMISSKEEFKNLPKKLQKELFKSPSNQLFLQNSINSIIEILEWIKDIEDFKIKFENDKHLIIHIAKKNNLNLSLGWLLEKLQNYNLNHLSIYKIGEIKYFKILFEKKANEYDLELIRKYIIDSFDKKEIKNKIVFKKDNFTIDCNHSPNYAALKLKTKDKKGIISTIMDVLDKFEVNVEDVKISSQKNIARDLFIISKDSGFCEKKDEILKALTK, from the coding sequence ATGCAACTTGAAGAGTTAATTTATCAATCAAATAATGATTTAGAAATTACAAAAAAAATAAAACAAGAAATTAAAGCATATTTAGAAAAAATTCAAATCGAAGGTGGGAAAGATTTTTTTGTAAAACACACTCAAAAAATGGATTTTTTTATAAAGTTAATTTATAAATATATTTTAAAAAAAACTTTTTTTAATTATTTACCTTCAATAAATAATATTCCAATAACGATTATAGCTCTTGGAAGTTATGGTCGTGAACAATTATCAATTTATTCTGATATAGACATAATGATTGTTTATAAAGACATTCCTGGTTATAACACAAAAATAATAATAGAAAATTTTATTACAATGCTTTGGGATTTAGGACTTAAAATAGGACATAGAGTTCATGAAATAAATGATTTATTTCCTGCAAGTAATGAAGATATTACTATAAAAACTGCAATTCTTGAGAGTAGATATATTTATGGAAGTAAATTTTTATGGTATGAAACTCAAAATGAACTTAATAAAATAAGAAACTACAATAAAAAAGATTTTATATTAGCTAAATATGAAGAGATGAAGTTAAGACATAAAAAATATCCAATTTCAATGGAACCCAATATTAAAGATGGTTTTGGTGGTATTAGAGATTCCAATACTTTACTCTGGATAAGTAAAGTTATATTTAACTTTCCAAATACTTCTTATTTAGTACCAAAATATGTAAAAGAAGAGGAATTTAAAGAGTATAGAAGTGCTCTTGAATTCTTATTTAAAACAAGAGTGTTTTTACATTTAGTTGCTAAAAAGAAAATTGATACTGTTTATTTAGAATATCAAAGAGATATTGCATTAAAAATGGGATATACTGATTCTCCAAGACTAAGGGCTGAGAGAAAATTTATAAAAGATTTATTAAAATCACTATGGACAATAAATACTTTTTGTGAAATATCAATAAAAAAAATAATTAAACCTTATCTTTATAAAATGAGTTTTAAAGAAGCAAAAGAAAAAAGAATTAAAAAATATTTTTATAAATGTGATAATAAATTATATTCAACTTTTAAAACAAGTTTATCATTTAAAGAATATTTAAACAACATTTTAGAAATAGAAAATTTTAATAACACTGATATTTCAACTATCTATAATTTAAAATCTAAAAAAAATAATATCACTAAAACATTAACTAAAAAACTTTTTTATAATAAAAACATATATCCAATTTTTATGGCATTATATAGAGCAAATAAACTTGAAAAGATAATTCCTCCGTTTGAAAAAGTAAAATATCTTGCACAATTTGATGGATATCATCAATACCCTGTTGATATCCACTCTTTGTATACTTTAAAAGAATTAGAAACAATAAAAGAGTTTAATGAATTAGAAGAAAAAGAAAAAGCAATATTAAGATTTGCATCTTTTTTTCACGATTTAGGTAAAGGTAGACTTGAAGACCATTCAATAGTTGGAGCAAAAATAGCAAAAGAATTTGCAAAAAATATTAATTTTTCGAGTATTGATATAATAGAAAAATTAATTAAACATCATACTTTAATGTCAAATGTTGCCCAAAGAGAAGATATTTTTAATGATAAAGTTATTTTATCATTTGCTGAAATTGTAAAAGATGAAAGCTTTTTAAAGTATTTATATATTTTAACTATTGCCGATATAAAAGCTGTTGGAAAAGGTGTTTTTAATTCATATAAAAAATATTTATTAAAAACTTTATATCAGAATACATTACAAGCCCTAAATAATAAAGAATTAATTAATGAAATTACAATAAGAAAAAGAAAAGAAAAAATGATTAGTTCAAAAGAAGAATTTAAAAATTTACCAAAAAAATTACAAAAAGAATTATTTAAATCTCCATCTAACCAACTGTTTTTACAAAATTCTATTAATTCTATTATCGAAATCTTGGAATGGATAAAAGATATAGAAGATTTTAAAATTAAATTTGAAAATGATAAACATCTAATTATACATATAGCTAAAAAAAATAATTTAAACCTATCTCTTGGATGGTTACTTGAAAAACTTCAAAATTATAATTTAAATCACTTATCAATTTATAAAATTGGAGAAATCAAATATTTTAAAATTCTTTTCGAAAAAAAAGCTAATGAATATGATTTAGAATTAATTAGAAAATATATAATTGATAGTTTTGATAAAAAAGAAATAAAAAATAAAATAGTATTCAAAAAAGATAATTTTACTATTGATTGTAATCACTCTCCAAACTATGCCGCATTAAAATTAAAAACAAAAGATAAAAAAGGAATAATTTCTACAATAATGGATGTTTTAGATAAATTTGAAGTAAATGTTGAAGATGTTAAAATTTCATCTCAAAAAAATATTGCAAGAGATTTATTTATTATTTCAAAAGATAGTGGATTTTGTGAAAAAAAAGATGAAATTTTAAAGGCTTTAACTAAATGA
- the mqnE gene encoding aminofutalosine synthase MqnE — MDEIINKILSKNVEFDDYLKLYDLDLHILGEIAYKIREEKYDRKVFFNINRHINPTNICKDICKFCAFSAHRKNPNQYIMSIEDCVKIAKDSYKKGAKEVHIVSAHNPEVGYDYYINIIREIKKEVPNIHIKAFTAAEVNFLSELSNKSYEEVLDDMIEAGVDSMPGGGAEIFDESIREKICKGKVNSQNWLKIHKLWHIRGKKSNATMLFGHIENRAHRIDHMLRLKKLQEETNGFNAFIPLVYQRENNYLKVEKFLTGVEILKTVAISRIILENIPHIKAYWPTFTLNLALVAQEFGADDIDGTIEKESIQSAAGANSKKGLDMEELIYQVKDAGFIPVERDSLYNELKIYK; from the coding sequence ATGGATGAAATAATAAATAAAATTTTATCTAAAAATGTAGAGTTTGATGATTATTTAAAATTATATGATTTAGATTTACATATTCTTGGAGAAATTGCTTATAAAATTAGAGAAGAAAAGTATGATAGAAAAGTTTTTTTTAATATTAATAGACATATAAATCCTACTAATATTTGTAAAGACATATGTAAATTTTGTGCATTTTCTGCTCATCGTAAAAATCCAAATCAATATATAATGAGTATTGAAGATTGTGTAAAGATTGCAAAAGATTCATATAAAAAAGGTGCAAAAGAGGTCCATATTGTATCAGCTCATAATCCAGAAGTTGGATATGATTATTATATTAATATTATAAGAGAAATCAAAAAAGAAGTGCCTAATATTCACATTAAAGCTTTTACTGCTGCTGAGGTCAATTTTTTAAGTGAATTAAGTAATAAGAGTTATGAAGAAGTTTTAGATGATATGATTGAGGCTGGTGTGGATTCTATGCCAGGTGGAGGGGCTGAAATTTTTGATGAATCAATTAGGGAAAAAATTTGTAAAGGTAAAGTAAATTCTCAAAATTGGCTAAAAATTCATAAACTATGGCATATAAGAGGTAAAAAAAGTAATGCTACAATGCTATTTGGTCATATTGAAAATAGAGCTCATAGGATAGACCATATGTTAAGACTAAAAAAACTTCAAGAAGAGACAAATGGTTTTAATGCTTTTATTCCACTTGTTTATCAAAGAGAAAATAATTATTTAAAAGTGGAAAAATTTTTAACAGGAGTAGAAATTTTAAAAACAGTAGCTATTAGTAGAATTATTTTAGAGAATATTCCTCATATTAAAGCATATTGGCCTACATTTACTTTAAATTTAGCTCTTGTAGCACAAGAGTTTGGAGCAGATGATATTGATGGAACAATTGAAAAAGAGTCTATCCAATCTGCCGCAGGTGCTAATTCTAAAAAAGGGCTTGATATGGAGGAGCTTATTTACCAAGTAAAAGATGCAGGATTTATCCCTGTTGAAAGGGATAGTTTATATAATGAATTAAAAATTTATAAATAA
- a CDS encoding response regulator: MNKKKILVVDDDKTNRKLLKTILSMQGGYEVIEAENGSEALDKLSPDIGIVFLDILMPLLDGMQFLKIIKNEKKEYANIPIIVLTTDDTKKQEALQKGADEVVIKPINPMEILEKAASYL, from the coding sequence ATGAATAAAAAGAAAATTTTAGTAGTAGATGATGACAAAACAAATAGAAAGCTACTAAAAACAATTCTTTCAATGCAAGGTGGATATGAAGTAATAGAAGCTGAAAATGGTTCAGAGGCTTTAGATAAATTATCTCCTGATATAGGGATAGTTTTTTTAGATATTTTAATGCCTTTACTTGATGGTATGCAATTTTTAAAAATAATTAAAAATGAAAAAAAAGAATACGCAAACATTCCAATAATAGTTTTAACAACTGACGATACAAAAAAACAAGAAGCTTTACAAAAAGGAGCTGATGAAGTAGTTATTAAGCCTATTAATCCAATGGAAATTTTAGAAAAAGCAGCAAGTTATTTATAA